The region TTTATATTctgtatatatatttatccatacatataatactattatttaatcacacgtttttatattttgaatgTATATGaaatgagaaaaaatactcattttttgttacatttaaatatatgaaaaaaaaagaaaaaaaaaaaacatgtgttaatttattcacatatctatatattaacctttaaatttaatgtaaaaaataattaaaatgaaaaatccataataaataatataataatatttacttatatatatggataatattacataagTTTATTATCACATACATTATACGTCTTATTATTATCcctttatatatattttgcTTTTGTTCAAAgttaatttatatatatataaatatatattatatgcatataaaCTTTTATAAAAGTTAAAATGCGTGGAATAgttttattaatattttatttatttatttttttttttttttcattattttgatatattattaacCGTTGTTATGGAATTATAAGCGTATAAACAATTTTAGTTCCTTAGAAGTTctatcatttttttaatgtaaaaattaacattaaaaagaaatgatATATCCTTGAAAATTGGAGATcatcttatatatatatatatataaaatatttcttttatttatataaatttaataatatataaaattgtaataaattaaaaattgtTCTTGTTCTAAGTAAATGtttcttataaaaaatgtattatatatttaaaagtTTCCCTcttcaatatattataaaacaaaatatatatatatataatatatatatgtataatatgtataatatataataatatcttaagtattttttatattattcttatttttaaaatattaacaattGCTTTTGATTACACTTTTGAgagtttatatattatttatgcttatttttaaatatgtataatatattttttcagaattataaaatttccacattttaataaatttaataaaattatactattcttttatatatgttcaagttcaatttaaaatataaaaataaaaaataaacatttacatatatatatatatatatatatatataatacatatatgtaaatatttattttttatttttttcctttcATTTAATCTGAAtctattaaaaatgataagatttaaaaaaatatgaagaGAAAGggaaatatttattaaaagttaaaaaaaaaaaaaaaaaaaaaaagggaaatcctttatcattttttgtttttcattttattttaattcttatatattttttaaaatgtatCATGTTACTCGTTCATTTGTGTTATTTTTAATCCTGTTCATTTTTTTGCACGTAGCAGGAAATTTTGTTTTGTCAAATGCTAACACTAATAATGCAAACAAAAATGCATCtcaaaaaaagaataacgcaaataataataatgtgaACAAGTCGGGTgacaagaaaaaaacaacTAAAGGAAAGAAAGGAAATGCAAATGATAATGTGAATGTGAATgaatttaattttaattttaatgatcttttaaatgaaataaataatactACAACTAAcgataataataataataatgataataatgataataataataataataatgataatgataatagtaagaatgaaataaatgaaaataattttaatgaggaattatataataaattagaAAAGAATTTCCAACTGAATACTgaagatgatgaaaataataaaggagatataaatatgaatcaatatgatgaaaagaaatataatttaaatgatgataataataaaatgaaacCTAATGCAAATGATTATcaatataatgaaaatgatgCTGATACAGATAATGAAGAAGATTTGACAAATATATGgaataaaaatatgcaGAATTTTGAACCATCAACTTTATTAACATTTGAAATTCCTTCCAATTCTgaagaatatttatttgaagAAGTACCAGAAgttaatacatattttagaggtgtattttattcaaataatGAAACAGATGATAACATAATtgaatttttaatttctgATCCAGATGGGCAAgttatttataaaaaagaagcTAGTGAAGgtatcttttatttttatacaaaaaaagTTGGTATTTATACCTTGACATTAAAAAATAGTAAATGGATGGGAAAAAAATTAACTACTGTTGCTTTAGGGTTAGGAGAAAATCCTTCATTGAGATCTGATCATGTTAAAGATTttacaaattatatacaacGAATTGTTGCTGAAAcaaagaaattaaaaaatgaaattaaatatttatcatcAAAACATATGAGACATATtgaaaaaatgaaaaaaattaccAACAAAGCATTTctatattgttttattaaattattcgtattaatatttttgtcattatttactatatattacattaaAAGATTAGTCTCAAATAAAAGGGTACTATAAAGAgggaaaatatatatatacatatatatatatatatatatatatgttaatattGTCCTATGTATATGTCTTATTATGATGTTCACTTTGATTTAAACCCCTCTTTCATGAGATTTattctttaattttaatatattttgtaaattaaaaaaataaattaacaaatatatatatatatatatatatatatatgttacattttatttatgtttttttatttttttttatttttttttttttttttattttatttctttttgtttttttttaatttataccttaataaaaaaaaaaccatATATTCGAATATTTAGGATTCCTCATACCGTAATATTcttacaaaaaaaataaaccaaacttttatgtattttattatatttatatattaatcatttattattttttttaaaaaaactTAAAGTTGActctttttttcttttttttttttaattatttttataatattcaaatggaattatatatatttatttatatactatatatgtagtacattttatatttcgAAAACGTAGAAATAA is a window of Plasmodium gaboni strain SY75 chromosome 4, whole genome shotgun sequence DNA encoding:
- a CDS encoding putative transmembrane emp24 domain-containing protein, with product MYHVTRSFVLFLILFIFLHVAGNFVLSNANTNNANKNASQKKNNANNNNVNKSGDKKKTTKGKKGNANDNVNVNEFNFNFNDLLNEINNTTTNDNNNNNDNNDNNNNNNDNDNSKNEINENNFNEELYNKLEKNFQLNTEDDENNKGDINMNQYDEKKYNLNDDNNKMKPNANDYQYNENDADTDNEEDLTNIWNKNMQNFEPSTLLTFEIPSNSEEYLFEEVPEVNTYFRGVFYSNNETDDNIIEFLISDPDGQVIYKKEASEGIFYFYTKKVGIYTLTLKNSKWMGKKLTTVALGLGENPSLRSDHVKDFTNYIQRIVAETKKLKNEIKYLSSKHMRHIEKMKKITNKAFLYCFIKLFVLIFLSLFTIYYIKRLVSNKRVL